The following are encoded together in the Sediminitomix flava genome:
- a CDS encoding DUF2306 domain-containing protein, which yields MASLYADHIGLVHLVAACFSLFYGTLILILKKGTKLHKVSGYIYVLGMLTVIATAFMIYRLFGGFGPFHVTTIISLVTLSVGMLPIFLKKYIKNWKYLHFSFMYWSVIGLYAAFVAELFVRVKVAGVSIWEGMTFATTAVMLVGIIFFAYRKEHWKKVFETQIEKTNSDFVEEIDPTTGFPKDFFSR from the coding sequence ATGGCATCACTCTATGCAGATCACATCGGGCTGGTTCATCTGGTCGCTGCATGTTTCTCATTATTCTACGGTACGTTAATTCTTATCTTAAAAAAAGGAACTAAACTCCATAAGGTTTCAGGCTACATTTACGTGCTGGGCATGCTAACTGTGATTGCTACTGCATTTATGATTTACCGTCTTTTTGGTGGTTTTGGACCATTTCACGTAACAACCATAATAAGTTTGGTTACCCTTTCGGTAGGTATGCTGCCAATATTCTTGAAAAAATATATCAAGAATTGGAAATATCTTCACTTCTCATTTATGTATTGGTCAGTGATTGGCCTGTATGCGGCTTTTGTGGCCGAATTATTTGTTAGAGTAAAGGTTGCTGGGGTTTCAATTTGGGAAGGAATGACATTTGCAACAACAGCTGTAATGCTTGTCGGGATTATATTTTTTGCTTACCGAAAAGAGCATTGGAAGAAAGTCTTTGAAACTCAAATAGAGAAAACTAATTCTGACTTTGTAGAAGAAATTGACCCAACAACAGGCTTTCCTAAAGACTTTTTCTCTCGTTAA
- a CDS encoding GNAT family N-acetyltransferase: MKMKTNRPVEIRLRRLNERDMKPLQEIADNKKIFDNLPDFFPFPYTLDDAKRFLTLTESEEKTCTFAIEWEGVLVGIISLIPQADIYAKSMKVGYWLGEAYWGKGIATAALRKICAYAWQNFDINRLFSSVIAYNKSSVKVMEKAGFTFEGIGRKAIFKNGQFYDDHYYGLLKDD, from the coding sequence ATGAAAATGAAAACAAACCGACCTGTTGAAATCCGATTGCGTAGGCTGAATGAGCGGGATATGAAGCCGCTACAAGAGATAGCTGACAACAAGAAGATTTTTGATAACTTACCTGATTTTTTTCCTTTTCCATACACATTGGACGATGCAAAACGCTTTTTGACTTTAACAGAGTCAGAAGAGAAGACTTGTACATTTGCCATAGAATGGGAGGGAGTATTGGTAGGTATTATATCCCTAATTCCACAAGCCGATATTTATGCAAAATCAATGAAAGTAGGTTATTGGTTAGGCGAAGCTTATTGGGGAAAAGGCATTGCTACGGCCGCTTTGCGAAAAATTTGTGCTTATGCATGGCAAAATTTTGATATAAATCGCTTATTTTCATCGGTTATAGCCTACAATAAATCATCTGTAAAGGTGATGGAGAAAGCAGGTTTTACATTTGAAGGAATCGGAAGAAAAGCCATTTTTAAGAATGGACAATTTTATGATGATCATTATTATGGTCTTCTAAAAGACGACTAA
- a CDS encoding SLATT domain-containing protein, producing MKNTLLDLQLLQCDAKISKDKHFTAAERKSSYNKKLGVSVILINVLIGSTLIEYFPEGFGKQLFISAISFFAASFAAIQTFFNFSKDVENHRKIGNGYLEVVREIDRLIASFYDGLTSEKSIQNSHDKLIQKYFKINKEAEVCPNAPSDYQKAFKKNKDTKESLIKLKEQRQQLEVEA from the coding sequence TTGAAAAATACCTTACTAGACCTACAGCTGCTACAATGTGATGCTAAAATCAGCAAAGACAAACACTTCACTGCTGCCGAACGAAAAAGCAGTTACAACAAAAAACTTGGTGTTTCAGTCATTCTTATCAATGTTTTGATTGGCTCTACACTTATCGAATACTTCCCTGAGGGTTTTGGTAAGCAGCTTTTCATCAGTGCAATTTCATTCTTTGCAGCTTCTTTTGCTGCTATCCAAACCTTTTTCAACTTCTCCAAAGATGTAGAAAACCATCGGAAAATTGGAAACGGATATCTTGAAGTTGTAAGAGAAATTGACCGATTGATTGCTTCTTTTTACGATGGACTTACCAGTGAAAAAAGTATACAGAATTCACACGATAAGCTCATTCAGAAGTATTTCAAAATTAATAAAGAGGCCGAAGTTTGTCCCAATGCACCTTCTGATTATCAAAAAGCATTCAAAAAAAATAAGGATACTAAGGAATCTCTGATCAAACTGAAAGAACAACGCCAACAGCTTGAAGTAGAAGCTTAA
- a CDS encoding dipeptidyl-peptidase 3 family protein: MKPNIIFALMAACGLMFSACSNSKKDTKQTENMDAKYEELATYADFTLKANLSQLSDNQKKMIPLMIDAAKIMDELFWRQAYGDKETLLGEIKDPVLKQYAEINYGPWDRLNGNEPFLEGVGPKPKGAKFYPLDMTKSEFDAFVAEDKLSLYTIINRNDQGLLESIPYSKFYEAELQKTAELLRQAAELAESESFKTYLSLRADALLSNEYFESDMAWMSMRDNKMDLVIGPIENYEDKLYGAKAAFEAYVLIKDMEWSKKLEKYASFLPELQKGLPADEKYKQDEIGTDSDLGAYDIVYYAGDCNAGSKTIAINLPNDEKVQQQKGTRRVQLKNAMQAKFEKIMAPISEVLIDPSQRQHVTFDAFFANTMFHEVAHGLGIKNTITGKGTVRDALKEHSSALEEGKADILGLYMVQQLHQKGEVAGDMKDYYTTFLAGIFRSVRFGAASAHGVANMIRFNFFKNNGAFERNADTGLYKVNYEKMEEAMNALSRKILQVQGDGSYEEATEMIQNLGIVDDELQADLEKLGDAGIPTDIVFQQGVKTLGL, encoded by the coding sequence ATGAAACCTAATATCATATTCGCCTTAATGGCAGCTTGTGGACTCATGTTCTCTGCCTGTAGTAATTCAAAAAAAGATACCAAACAGACCGAAAACATGGACGCTAAATACGAAGAACTCGCTACCTATGCTGATTTCACCTTGAAAGCCAATCTATCGCAGCTTTCAGACAATCAGAAAAAAATGATTCCTCTGATGATTGATGCCGCAAAAATCATGGATGAATTATTTTGGAGACAAGCATACGGAGACAAAGAAACTTTACTAGGAGAAATTAAAGATCCTGTACTAAAGCAATATGCAGAAATAAACTATGGTCCTTGGGATCGTTTGAATGGAAATGAACCTTTCTTGGAAGGTGTTGGTCCTAAACCAAAAGGAGCCAAGTTCTACCCATTAGATATGACAAAATCAGAGTTTGATGCTTTTGTTGCTGAAGATAAGTTGAGTCTTTACACCATCATCAATCGAAATGATCAAGGTTTATTGGAAAGTATTCCTTATTCGAAATTCTATGAAGCGGAGTTACAAAAAACAGCTGAATTACTTCGTCAGGCAGCCGAACTAGCTGAATCTGAAAGCTTCAAAACTTACCTTTCTCTACGTGCTGATGCCTTACTTTCCAACGAGTATTTTGAGTCTGATATGGCTTGGATGAGCATGAGAGATAACAAAATGGATTTGGTTATCGGTCCTATCGAAAACTATGAAGATAAACTTTATGGTGCTAAAGCGGCTTTTGAAGCATACGTATTGATCAAAGATATGGAATGGTCTAAGAAGCTTGAGAAATATGCGAGCTTCCTTCCTGAGTTACAAAAAGGACTTCCTGCCGATGAAAAATACAAACAAGATGAAATCGGTACAGACTCTGATCTTGGAGCTTATGATATAGTCTACTATGCAGGAGACTGTAATGCTGGTAGTAAAACGATAGCCATCAACCTTCCAAATGATGAAAAAGTACAACAACAGAAAGGTACTCGTCGTGTTCAGTTGAAAAATGCGATGCAAGCGAAATTTGAGAAGATTATGGCTCCAATTTCAGAAGTACTTATCGACCCTTCGCAACGTCAGCATGTAACCTTCGATGCATTTTTTGCCAATACCATGTTCCACGAAGTAGCACACGGACTTGGAATCAAAAATACAATTACAGGAAAAGGTACCGTAAGAGATGCTCTGAAAGAACACTCTTCCGCTCTTGAAGAAGGAAAGGCTGATATCTTAGGACTTTATATGGTTCAACAACTGCATCAGAAAGGAGAAGTAGCTGGAGATATGAAAGATTATTACACGACATTCCTTGCAGGTATCTTCCGCTCTGTTCGATTTGGTGCAGCTAGTGCCCATGGTGTTGCCAACATGATTCGTTTCAATTTCTTCAAGAATAATGGTGCTTTTGAACGAAATGCAGATACGGGATTGTACAAAGTAAATTATGAAAAAATGGAAGAAGCTATGAATGCTCTTTCGAGAAAGATTTTGCAGGTACAAGGTGATGGAAGCTATGAAGAAGCAACTGAAATGATCCAAAATTTAGGAATAGTGGATGATGAACTTCAAGCTGATTTAGAGAAATTGGGTGATGCTGGTATTCCTACCGATATCGTTTTCCAACAAGGTGTGAAAACATTGGGATTGTAA
- a CDS encoding DUF1214 domain-containing protein yields the protein MKRLLTVTYSILTVILLQEVLAEDDLKNETTYKYPDKVKNVYEIVEEQIQTYNPPLRYTVDTTIIYGRNMKEEAIYLKVKPEANNGAVPHQLTLKDVPVDGFWSVGVYDEQGKMLRNSSGLYAYNNSSVDKNPDGSVTINFGNEEGTINNLSIKDGWICMIRLYKPRKELLMGAWQFPLPTPIDNSVMYSR from the coding sequence ATGAAAAGGCTATTGACAGTAACTTACTCGATACTAACTGTGATTCTTCTTCAGGAAGTTTTAGCTGAAGATGATCTGAAAAATGAGACCACATACAAGTACCCAGATAAGGTAAAGAATGTCTACGAAATTGTAGAAGAACAAATACAAACTTATAATCCGCCATTGCGGTATACCGTTGATACAACAATAATCTACGGAAGAAATATGAAAGAAGAAGCGATCTATCTAAAAGTAAAGCCCGAAGCTAACAATGGTGCTGTCCCTCACCAACTCACATTAAAAGACGTTCCTGTTGATGGATTTTGGTCTGTGGGGGTGTATGACGAGCAAGGGAAAATGCTGCGAAATTCTTCTGGTTTGTATGCCTACAATAATTCTTCAGTAGATAAAAACCCCGATGGTTCTGTAACCATAAATTTTGGCAATGAGGAAGGGACAATTAATAATTTATCCATTAAAGATGGTTGGATTTGTATGATTCGCCTCTACAAGCCTAGAAAAGAATTATTGATGGGGGCTTGGCAGTTTCCTTTACCAACACCAATTGATAATTCAGTAATGTATAGTAGATGA
- a CDS encoding glycine zipper domain-containing protein codes for MEFIKPFITSILMGLTLLSYAQNQNTEVNTGIAKSLGIYIFPSNNQSQETLNADEMACYHWAMEQTAYDPINPTKVAAQEVDSSKRKGSTIVGAAGGAATGAAIGAIAGDAGKGAAIGSVVGGLRGRRAKVVGDHVEQQQNIETAKAQEQELKDNFIKAFSACMEGKGYTVK; via the coding sequence ATGGAATTTATTAAACCTTTTATCACATCCATTTTAATGGGTCTGACACTTCTGTCGTATGCTCAAAATCAAAACACAGAAGTAAATACGGGTATCGCTAAAAGTTTAGGTATCTATATTTTCCCTTCAAACAATCAATCTCAGGAAACACTTAATGCAGATGAAATGGCTTGTTACCATTGGGCTATGGAACAGACCGCTTATGATCCGATTAATCCAACTAAAGTAGCAGCACAAGAAGTTGATTCTTCAAAAAGAAAAGGCTCTACCATAGTAGGAGCAGCAGGCGGAGCTGCCACTGGAGCCGCAATTGGTGCAATAGCTGGAGACGCAGGAAAAGGTGCAGCTATTGGCTCTGTAGTAGGAGGACTTCGTGGAAGAAGAGCGAAAGTTGTTGGAGATCATGTAGAGCAGCAACAAAACATTGAAACTGCAAAAGCTCAAGAGCAAGAATTAAAAGACAATTTCATCAAAGCTTTCTCTGCTTGTATGGAAGGAAAAGGATACACTGTGAAATAA
- a CDS encoding sulfite exporter TauE/SafE family protein — protein MLWSAFILGLFGSFHCVGMCAPIALAIRGKNRQPFFLFTDKLLYNLGRITTYAFLGNIAGILGQSLVWIVGYQVYISALLGVGFILMGVFSSNPDQIINKVPFFKSFVKTIQNTMALKLQGASWDTHFFLGVLSGFLPCGLVYAALAAALTTSTALEGMAYMALFGLGTLPLMLLVSVAGQLISVQWRNRIRKIYPFLFILIGFVMIWRAYAIGIAPEVTLDAGSQPALFCH, from the coding sequence ATGCTATGGTCAGCTTTTATATTGGGGTTATTTGGAAGCTTCCACTGTGTCGGAATGTGTGCGCCTATTGCTTTGGCAATTAGGGGGAAAAACCGTCAACCATTTTTCCTTTTTACAGATAAACTTCTTTACAATCTAGGAAGGATTACAACCTATGCATTCTTAGGAAATATAGCAGGTATATTAGGGCAGAGTTTAGTTTGGATTGTAGGGTATCAGGTTTACATCAGTGCTCTATTAGGTGTTGGGTTTATTCTGATGGGAGTTTTTTCATCAAACCCAGATCAGATAATTAATAAAGTGCCGTTTTTCAAGTCCTTTGTAAAAACGATCCAAAATACAATGGCGCTCAAACTTCAAGGAGCAAGTTGGGATACACACTTCTTCTTGGGAGTCTTAAGTGGTTTTCTGCCTTGCGGATTGGTTTATGCTGCATTGGCCGCAGCGCTTACAACAAGTACGGCATTAGAAGGAATGGCTTATATGGCTTTATTTGGTTTAGGTACTTTACCTCTAATGCTATTGGTAAGTGTGGCGGGACAACTGATAAGTGTTCAGTGGCGAAATCGAATTAGAAAAATTTATCCATTTCTGTTTATCCTTATTGGCTTTGTCATGATATGGAGAGCATACGCCATCGGGATTGCTCCAGAAGTAACATTGGATGCAGGTAGCCAACCTGCCTTATTTTGTCATTAA
- a CDS encoding FixH family protein, whose translation MKFKFHFGHGIIITFILFAGMILNFVFKSFDVPINMVTKDYYQDDGAVNTRAKKISNTEPYLEEIDIALAEEKQLAVLSMPTQMTGAEGIVHFYRPSDEHQDVKYELVLNEKGHQVFQIKDLSKGHWVVILEWSKDELDYYTQNNIFIP comes from the coding sequence ATGAAATTCAAGTTTCATTTTGGGCACGGTATCATTATAACATTCATATTATTTGCAGGCATGATCCTCAACTTTGTATTCAAATCATTTGATGTACCAATCAATATGGTGACAAAGGACTATTATCAGGACGACGGAGCTGTAAATACTAGAGCAAAGAAAATAAGTAATACCGAACCATATTTGGAAGAAATAGATATTGCTTTGGCAGAAGAAAAGCAACTTGCTGTTTTGAGTATGCCAACTCAGATGACTGGAGCAGAGGGAATTGTTCACTTCTACAGACCATCAGATGAGCATCAAGATGTAAAGTATGAGTTAGTGTTGAACGAGAAAGGACATCAAGTATTCCAGATCAAAGACCTTTCAAAAGGGCATTGGGTTGTGATCTTGGAATGGTCGAAAGATGAGTTGGACTACTATACTCAAAACAACATTTTTATTCCATAA
- the ccoG gene encoding cytochrome c oxidase accessory protein CcoG, which translates to MAAQQDNRYKEDFREAISTVDSSGKRIWVYPKKPNGKYYNSRKKLSYVLLVFLFVGPFIKIGGQPLLMLNVLERKFVIFGQLFLPHDFFIFVLTMIFGIIFIVLFTVVYGRLFCGWVCPQTIFMEMVFRRIEYWIEGDHNQQRKLDKAPWNSDKIFKRSAKYSLFFIVSFAIANTFLGYIVGGDKLIEMVTLPPTQNLTTFTALFIFTVVFYWVFAYLREQACTTICPYGRLQGVLLDKDSINVSYDFLRGEPRGKKRKKEENEAPKGDCIDCNLCVQVCPTGIDIRNGTQLECVNCTACIDACDAVMTKIDKPTGLIRYATHNEIENNKPFEFNVRMKAYTGVLTLLASVILFMLFSRSTTETTLLRAPGQLYYKTKEGSFRNLYKLKIVNKSHRDIPIKLVLTSHQDGEIIIVGEPEMVLEGESNIEEMVFIDLPPNALDGAKTKIEVDIYENENKIDHVSTSFLGPRS; encoded by the coding sequence ATGGCAGCTCAACAAGACAATAGGTATAAAGAAGATTTTAGAGAAGCCATTTCTACCGTAGATTCTAGCGGTAAAAGAATATGGGTTTATCCTAAAAAACCAAATGGAAAATACTACAACAGTAGAAAGAAATTAAGTTATGTGCTTTTGGTATTTCTGTTTGTAGGTCCATTTATAAAAATTGGAGGGCAACCTCTACTCATGCTGAATGTTCTCGAAAGAAAGTTTGTAATCTTCGGGCAATTATTCCTTCCGCACGACTTCTTCATTTTCGTGCTTACCATGATCTTCGGGATCATTTTTATAGTGTTGTTTACCGTTGTCTACGGACGGTTATTTTGTGGGTGGGTTTGTCCACAAACCATTTTTATGGAGATGGTTTTCCGTAGAATTGAATATTGGATAGAAGGAGATCATAACCAACAAAGAAAGTTAGATAAAGCTCCTTGGAATTCAGATAAGATATTTAAGCGATCAGCAAAATACAGTTTGTTCTTCATTGTGTCTTTTGCGATAGCAAATACATTTTTAGGCTATATAGTTGGAGGTGATAAGCTTATTGAAATGGTTACTCTTCCACCAACGCAGAACCTAACAACTTTTACAGCCTTATTTATTTTCACTGTGGTCTTCTATTGGGTCTTTGCTTACCTAAGAGAACAAGCTTGTACGACAATCTGCCCATACGGAAGATTGCAAGGAGTGCTTTTAGATAAAGACTCGATCAATGTCAGCTATGACTTCTTAAGAGGAGAGCCAAGAGGAAAGAAAAGAAAAAAGGAAGAAAATGAAGCTCCAAAAGGAGATTGTATTGACTGTAATCTTTGTGTACAGGTTTGTCCGACAGGAATTGATATCAGAAACGGAACACAACTAGAGTGTGTAAACTGTACAGCCTGTATTGATGCTTGTGATGCTGTCATGACCAAGATCGATAAACCTACAGGTCTGATCAGATATGCAACACACAATGAGATAGAAAACAATAAGCCGTTTGAGTTCAATGTAAGGATGAAGGCATATACTGGGGTTCTTACACTCTTAGCTTCAGTGATATTGTTTATGCTATTTTCAAGGTCAACTACCGAAACTACGCTTTTGAGAGCACCAGGTCAGTTGTATTACAAAACGAAAGAAGGCAGTTTCAGAAATCTGTATAAGCTGAAAATTGTCAATAAAAGTCATAGAGATATACCTATCAAATTGGTGCTTACTTCACACCAAGATGGAGAAATCATTATTGTAGGAGAACCAGAAATGGTATTAGAAGGAGAAAGCAATATTGAAGAAATGGTTTTCATAGATCTTCCGCCAAATGCTCTTGATGGTGCGAAGACTAAAATAGAAGTAGATATATATGAAAATGAAAATAAGATCGACCATGTTTCAACAAGTTTCTTAGGGCCACGGTCATAA
- a CDS encoding cbb3-type cytochrome c oxidase N-terminal domain-containing protein encodes MKFNRIYKPVLAMLSLLVTGHSAMAASTESLFDGIGNLEVLIGAMLGVIVILFIAVLLVSLTLYKIVSKELKANLSEEELAYEEEGGYQWFWQRFNAAKPIALEKEILLAHEYDGIRELDNDLPPWWKYLFYVSIVFAGVYIYIYHTGVDTPVSVSEYQTEVAEAEAEIDAYLAALGAAIDESNVERSLEEKDLANGKAIFTKRCVACHAADGGGGIGPNLTDEYWLYGNDVKNIFKTIKYGTSKGMTAWDKKISPPDMKDVASYVMSLQGTTPEAGKAPQGEHMPM; translated from the coding sequence ATGAAATTCAATCGAATATATAAACCCGTTTTGGCTATGCTGAGCTTGCTTGTTACAGGGCATTCGGCAATGGCTGCAAGCACAGAAAGCTTGTTTGATGGCATCGGGAATTTGGAAGTACTGATAGGTGCAATGCTTGGTGTCATTGTGATCTTGTTTATTGCTGTACTTTTAGTTTCTCTGACTCTATACAAGATTGTTTCTAAAGAGCTAAAAGCAAACCTTTCAGAAGAAGAGCTTGCATACGAAGAAGAAGGCGGTTACCAATGGTTCTGGCAGCGATTTAATGCTGCAAAACCAATCGCTTTGGAAAAAGAAATTTTACTAGCACACGAATACGATGGAATTAGAGAGTTAGACAATGACTTACCACCTTGGTGGAAATATTTGTTCTACGTAAGTATCGTTTTTGCGGGTGTTTACATCTACATCTATCACACAGGAGTTGATACACCAGTTTCTGTGAGTGAGTATCAAACAGAAGTAGCAGAAGCTGAAGCTGAAATTGATGCATACTTGGCAGCTTTGGGTGCAGCTATCGATGAATCGAATGTAGAGCGTTCGTTAGAGGAAAAAGACTTAGCGAATGGTAAAGCTATTTTCACCAAACGTTGTGTGGCTTGTCACGCAGCTGATGGTGGTGGAGGTATCGGTCCTAACCTAACAGATGAGTACTGGTTGTATGGAAATGATGTGAAAAACATCTTCAAAACAATCAAATACGGTACGTCTAAAGGTATGACTGCTTGGGATAAGAAAATCTCACCTCCAGATATGAAAGATGTGGCAAGTTATGTAATGAGCTTGCAAGGTACGACTCCTGAAGCAGGTAAAGCACCTCAGGGAGAGCATATGCCAATGTAA
- a CDS encoding CcoQ/FixQ family Cbb3-type cytochrome c oxidase assembly chaperone, producing the protein MYKDVLRSIEGVDIYPVIGIIIFFTFFLAWLFYVIKMKKESVDSYSMLPLDLEQDEQHEANNTNQI; encoded by the coding sequence ATGTATAAAGATGTTCTCAGGTCAATCGAAGGAGTGGATATCTATCCAGTAATCGGGATCATTATCTTTTTTACCTTCTTTCTCGCTTGGCTCTTTTATGTCATTAAGATGAAAAAAGAGAGCGTAGATTCTTATTCTATGCTTCCGCTCGATCTAGAACAAGATGAACAACATGAGGCTAATAACACAAATCAGATTTGA
- the ccoN gene encoding cytochrome-c oxidase, cbb3-type subunit I, which produces MITAVETPTKQQQTSVGNLEHFSYDNQVVRNFAFATVFWGIAGMLVGLIVALQLTNPIFNLDTSFLTFGRLRPLHTNAVIFAFVGNGMFAGIYYSLPRLAKAPMFSKVLSKIHFWGWQAIILSALITLPLGITSSKEYAELEWPIDIAIAVIWVVFGLNMIMTLVKRREKHMYVAIWFYLATFVTVAVLHIVNNLELPVTLTKSYPVFAGVQDALVQWWYGHNAVAFFLTTPYLGLMYYFIPKAANRPVYSYRLSIIHFWALIFIYIWAGPHHLLYTSLPDWAQSLGTVFSIMLIAPSWGGMLNGLLTLRGAWDKVRQDPVLKFMVVAVTAYGMATFEGPMMSLKSVNAISHYTDWTIGHVHIGGLGWNGFLTFGMLYWMLPRIYSTKLHSVKLANIHFWLGTLGIVFYAVPLYWAGWTQALMWKEFNLDGTLVYDNFLDTVTQIIPMYKLRAFGGAIYLAGALVGVYNLVKTVASGTLVKEEEASAPPLEASKAHGNNFQSWIERKPVQLTIASVLAISIGSMVELIPTYMVEENVPTISSVKPYTPLELEGRDIYLREGCYLCHSQMIRPFRSEVARYGEYSKAGEFIYDRPFQWGSKRTGPDLHRVGGKYNDSWHYNHMYDPESTSPGSIMPKYPWLFENDLDIANTEKKIEVMQALGVPYPEGYAQKAVADLKAQALQVKNRLESELTRADGSSEQVNENAEIIALIAYLQRIGTDIKNAEAVPVK; this is translated from the coding sequence ATGATCACAGCAGTAGAAACTCCGACCAAGCAGCAGCAGACGTCGGTGGGAAATCTTGAACATTTCTCATACGACAATCAGGTTGTGCGGAACTTTGCTTTCGCCACCGTTTTTTGGGGTATTGCAGGTATGTTGGTAGGTTTAATAGTAGCCCTCCAGCTAACCAACCCTATTTTTAACTTAGATACGTCCTTCCTTACGTTCGGACGTTTGAGACCTTTACATACAAATGCCGTTATTTTTGCCTTTGTAGGAAATGGTATGTTCGCCGGAATATACTATTCATTACCACGTTTGGCAAAAGCCCCGATGTTTAGCAAGGTATTGTCAAAAATCCATTTTTGGGGTTGGCAAGCTATCATCCTTTCGGCATTGATTACACTTCCTTTGGGTATTACATCTTCTAAAGAGTATGCCGAGCTAGAGTGGCCTATTGATATTGCCATTGCCGTTATTTGGGTTGTGTTTGGTCTTAACATGATTATGACACTGGTAAAAAGACGCGAAAAGCATATGTATGTAGCCATTTGGTTCTACCTAGCAACTTTCGTGACTGTAGCAGTTCTTCATATCGTGAATAACTTGGAATTGCCTGTAACACTTACAAAGTCTTATCCAGTGTTTGCAGGGGTACAAGATGCCTTAGTTCAGTGGTGGTACGGACACAATGCGGTAGCATTCTTCCTAACTACTCCTTACTTAGGTCTGATGTATTACTTCATTCCAAAAGCTGCTAATCGTCCTGTATATTCTTACCGCTTGTCGATTATCCACTTCTGGGCACTCATCTTTATTTATATCTGGGCAGGACCACACCACTTGCTTTATACTTCACTTCCTGACTGGGCACAGTCATTGGGTACTGTATTCTCAATCATGCTTATTGCTCCATCTTGGGGTGGTATGTTGAACGGTCTTTTGACATTGAGAGGTGCATGGGATAAAGTAAGACAAGATCCTGTATTGAAGTTTATGGTAGTAGCCGTTACAGCATACGGTATGGCTACGTTTGAAGGCCCAATGATGTCTTTGAAATCTGTAAACGCAATTTCTCACTATACTGACTGGACTATTGGTCACGTACACATTGGTGGTCTTGGTTGGAACGGATTCTTAACATTCGGTATGCTTTACTGGATGCTTCCAAGAATCTACAGCACGAAATTACACTCTGTTAAGTTAGCAAATATCCACTTCTGGTTAGGTACACTAGGTATTGTATTCTACGCTGTTCCGTTGTATTGGGCAGGTTGGACACAAGCGCTAATGTGGAAAGAATTTAACCTAGATGGAACACTAGTTTATGACAACTTCCTAGACACAGTTACTCAAATTATCCCAATGTATAAACTAAGAGCATTTGGCGGAGCAATCTACTTGGCAGGTGCATTAGTTGGGGTTTATAACTTAGTGAAAACTGTAGCTAGCGGAACATTAGTAAAAGAGGAAGAAGCATCAGCTCCTCCTTTAGAAGCATCAAAAGCACACGGAAATAACTTCCAATCTTGGATTGAAAGAAAGCCAGTTCAATTGACAATTGCATCTGTTTTGGCCATCTCGATTGGTAGTATGGTAGAGTTGATCCCTACTTATATGGTAGAAGAAAACGTACCAACTATTTCTTCAGTAAAACCTTATACACCACTTGAGCTAGAAGGTAGAGATATTTACCTGAGAGAAGGATGTTACTTGTGTCACTCACAAATGATTCGTCCATTCCGTTCGGAAGTAGCTCGTTATGGTGAATACTCTAAAGCTGGAGAATTCATTTATGATCGTCCATTCCAGTGGGGATCAAAACGTACAGGCCCAGACTTGCACCGTGTAGGTGGTAAGTACAACGACTCGTGGCACTACAACCACATGTACGATCCAGAATCTACTTCTCCTGGCTCAATCATGCCAAAATATCCATGGTTGTTCGAGAATGATTTAGATATCGCTAATACTGAGAAGAAGATTGAAGTAATGCAAGCGCTTGGCGTACCATATCCAGAAGGTTATGCACAAAAAGCAGTAGCTGACTTGAAAGCTCAAGCATTACAAGTGAAGAATAGATTAGAAAGCGAATTGACAAGAGCTGATGGCTCATCTGAGCAAGTAAATGAAAATGCTGAAATCATTGCATTGATTGCTTATCTGCAACGTATTGGTACTGATATCAAGAACGCAGAAGCTGTACCTGTCAAATAA
- the ccoS gene encoding cbb3-type cytochrome oxidase assembly protein CcoS: protein MSAIIILIGISLTVAIVFLTVFIWSVKSDQYEDTYTPSVRILFEEYDHSSRNSDQAAADVGGKS from the coding sequence ATGAGTGCTATAATCATTTTGATCGGGATTAGTTTGACGGTAGCTATCGTTTTTCTCACAGTCTTTATTTGGTCTGTGAAGTCTGATCAATATGAGGATACGTACACACCTAGTGTGAGGATTTTATTTGAAGAATATGATCACAGCAGTAGAAACTCCGACCAAGCAGCAGCAGACGTCGGTGGGAAATCTTGA